A single region of the Plutella xylostella chromosome 26, ilPluXylo3.1, whole genome shotgun sequence genome encodes:
- the LOC105391681 gene encoding homeobox protein Hmx has protein sequence MDSPTSSQDERDIEVNVVSGASTPDITCSLKDDRKSPYYEKDKDKAAGSAPYTSFSISSILNRAEPRRESNVLEAALAAHHFGNATDAAMLSRLGLISQWGALAGRYGGLVPGAPWYWGPRPHERSPQREDSTTNEEGSATGSPRARSPPRAATPPSPSRSSPRSPRLHPALYQPADQNDSDPDVDESDDFDKDEKRDPNQSLGKRKKKTRTVFSRSQVFQLETTFDMKRYLSSSERAGLAASLHLTETQVKIWFQNRRNKWKRQLAAELEAANMAHAAQRLVRVPILYHESRPTGMPHTPMPLHPQFSNEPGVYFQPQAPQQLQPLPPSPVTSRAPLSGLV, from the exons ATGGACTCCCCCACCTCGTCCCAGGACGAACGCGATATCGAAGTGAACGTGGTCTCCGGGGCCTCTACTCCCGACATCACCTGCTCGCTCAAAGACGACCGGAAGAGCCCCTACTATGAGAAAGACAAAGACAAGGCGGCCGGCAGCGCCCCCTACACGAGTTTCTCCATATCTTCGATCCTGAATCGGGCGGAGCCGCGGAGGGAATCCAATGTGTTGGAGGCGGCGCTCGCGGCGCACCATTTTGGCAATGCTACTGATGCTGCTATGCTTTCTAG ACTGGGCCTGATCTCCCAGTGGGGGGCGCTGGCGGGCCGCTACGGGGGGCTGGTCCCCGGCGCGCCGTGGTACTGGGGGCCGCGCCCGCATGAACGCAGTCCGCAGAGAG AGGACTCAACAACCAACGAGGAAGGGTCAGCGACGGGGTCCCCCCGCGCGCGgtccccgccccgcgccgccaccCCGCCGTCGCCCTCGCGCTCGTCCCCGCGCTCCCCTCGCCTCCACCCCGCGCTCTACCAGCCAGCAGACCAGAACGACTCCGACCCTGATGTAGACGAGAGCGATGATTTCGACAAAGACGAGAAGCGAGACCCTAACCAGTCGCTGGGCAAACGAAAGAAGAAAACTCGGACGGTCTTCAGCCGATCCCAAGTCTTCCAGCTCGAGACTACCTTCGACATGAAACGGTATTTGAGCAGCTCCGAACGCGCTGGCTTAGCTGCTAGTCTGCACCTGACGGAGACGCAAGTGAAGATCTGGTTCCAGAACCGACGGAATAAGTGGAAGAGGCAGCTAGCGGCTGAACTAGAGGCGGCAAATATGGCGCATGCTGCTCAAAGATTGGTGCGCGTCCCTATTCTGTACCACGAGTCGCGGCCGACGGGCATGCCGCACACACCCATGCCATTACACCCGCAGTTCTCCAATGAGCCTGGAGTGTACTTCCAGCCCCAAGCCCCGCAGCAGCTCCAACCGCTGCCACCCTCGCCAGTCACCTCCAGAGCGCCGCTCTCCGGACTCGTCTAG